Proteins found in one Streptomyces sp. NBC_00461 genomic segment:
- a CDS encoding family 43 glycosylhydrolase has translation MTHIARFRGRARGLAGHLAGLTAASMLLALAGPALPAQAAQSAEVSDVTDGLALWYKLDADSGTTVSDASGNGRTGTVNGTADWSASGQGLAFNGTDTYIKVPDDVMKGMDSITVSLDVRIDSAQTTPYFLYGFGNASSGNGNGYLFSTGNSFRTSVASGNWSTEQTTKPSDSHNLTRSVWKHIAYTQTGTTGVLYEDGVEVGRNTSVSITPGAIGSGTTTADYIGRSVYSGDQLFKGRIRDFRVYDRALAGSEVEQLALPVDTQGVADDKAALGLGDTSAVTTDLDLPKTGTAGGSGISWSSDNTDVVSDSGRVTRPAAGSPDGHATLTATLRKGTVTDTRTFEVTVLPDFDDATAARQAADALTVHNLDDARGNLTLPADGAYGTNVTWSSADPDAVSADGVVHRPAHGDGATTVDLTATVTKGEASATRVLTAKVPELPAKEALKGYMFSYFTGEGTADGEQLYSALSKGNDPLHWRELNGGKPVLTSTLGEKGLRDPFIIRSPEGDKFYQIATDLRIYGNGDWDAAQRTGSKSIMIWESTDLVHWTNQRLVKISPDSAGNTWAPEAFYDAKLGEYVVFWASKLYDNEAHSGDTYNRMMYATTRDFYTFSKPKVWIDRGYSVIDSTMIQHDGTYYRLSKDERNNSSSTPNSKFIFEEKSDSILNPSWTAVAEGIGKGTMSAAEGPLVFKSNTEEKWYAFLDEFGGRGYLPFETTDLDSGNWTPSTGYDLPAKPRHGTVLPVTQAEYDRLLRAYQPDQLVQSVESVKVRTRTGRAPVLPATVIAKYADGVERPVAVTWDDVPASAYAQAGTFTVTGSLPDGAAIPVQAAVTVSEEGADIPADLLLHYDFDETGGNIAVDSSGHGYHGTYVGTPAFGTGVKGGSFKMSGDTGSPYVKVPGGVLKDADSVTVSTYAKWKGGSSFQWLFGLGPDSDKYLFATPSNGGNSLYSAITKASWSAESKVTAGSQLTPGQWRHVTVTLDGATGTMVLYVDGVEAARTTTTIKPSDLYDANKDYSGYIGRSLYAADPYFGGEVDDFRIYDRALSAAEVMELSGNTAGIAKAAHPALKVDAIVDNADSKVTLPMKEGTDLTALAPEFTLAHGAAISPASGSVQDFSKPVTYEVTGSDGKKRAWTVSALVMRSPVLPGLNADPNIVRFGDTFYIYPTTDGFDGWSGTQFKAYSSTDLVHWKDHGVILDLGPDVSWADSRAWAPTIAEKDGKYYFYFCADANIGVAVSDSPTGPFKDALGQPLLKAGQFSGQMIDPAVFTDDDGQSYLYWGNGHAYVAPLNDDMTSVDTSKTKDITPSGYNEGSFVVKRKGTYYFMWSENDTRDENYRVAYATGPSPTGPWTKHGVILEKDLSLGIKGTGHHSVVHVPNTDDWYIAYHRFAIPGGDGTHRETTIDKLEFDADGLIKKVAPTLTSIDPVTIVHAGADVGGREGDALALNGTISGAGSPSWTVDKGAPCTVADPGTAKTTVTCTDDGTYTATLTGGRSSDTATVTVSNVAPAITSAEGPRSPVSVDKRAVVTAEFTDPGAIDTHTCAVDWKDGGEPQPGTVTVTGCRAEHTYTKAGIRRPVITVTDDDGATDSRTLPELIAYDRSAGPAFATGVFTSPAGAYPARPDLTGKAAFFVTAFYAKGATTPTGRVSLELGPARLQFRSTGSDWLVITGSQAVYQGSGTVNGTGGYAFRVTATDTPDTFRIRIWKKSTGDVIYDNRTGAKVKGSVTVGDHR, from the coding sequence ATGACGCACATCGCACGATTCCGCGGCCGCGCGAGAGGCCTGGCGGGCCATCTCGCCGGGCTGACCGCCGCCTCGATGCTTCTGGCCCTCGCCGGACCGGCACTCCCCGCGCAGGCGGCGCAGTCCGCCGAAGTCTCGGACGTCACCGACGGACTGGCCCTGTGGTACAAGCTGGACGCCGATTCCGGGACCACGGTGAGCGACGCCTCCGGCAACGGGCGCACCGGTACGGTCAACGGCACCGCCGACTGGTCGGCATCCGGTCAGGGGCTCGCCTTCAACGGCACCGACACCTACATCAAGGTGCCGGACGACGTCATGAAGGGGATGGACTCGATCACCGTCTCCCTCGACGTACGCATCGACTCCGCGCAGACCACGCCGTACTTCCTCTACGGCTTCGGCAACGCCAGCAGCGGCAACGGGAACGGCTACCTGTTCAGCACCGGCAACTCCTTCCGTACGTCGGTCGCGAGCGGCAACTGGTCGACCGAGCAGACCACCAAGCCGTCCGACTCCCACAATCTGACGCGCTCGGTCTGGAAGCACATCGCCTACACCCAGACCGGCACCACGGGCGTGCTCTACGAGGACGGCGTCGAGGTCGGCCGCAACACGTCGGTGAGCATCACGCCCGGCGCGATCGGCTCCGGCACCACCACCGCCGACTACATAGGCAGGTCCGTCTACTCCGGCGACCAGCTCTTCAAGGGCCGCATCCGCGACTTCCGCGTATACGACCGCGCACTGGCCGGCTCCGAGGTCGAGCAACTCGCCCTCCCTGTCGACACCCAGGGCGTCGCCGACGACAAGGCGGCCCTCGGCCTCGGTGACACCAGTGCCGTGACGACGGATCTGGATCTGCCGAAGACCGGCACGGCCGGTGGTTCCGGCATCAGTTGGTCCAGCGACAACACCGACGTGGTCTCGGACTCGGGCCGGGTGACGCGCCCCGCCGCCGGTTCGCCCGACGGCCACGCCACCCTCACGGCGACGCTGCGGAAGGGTACGGTCACCGACACCCGGACCTTCGAGGTCACCGTCCTGCCCGACTTCGACGACGCCACCGCCGCCCGGCAGGCCGCCGACGCGCTGACCGTCCACAACCTGGATGACGCACGCGGCAACCTCACCCTGCCCGCCGACGGCGCCTACGGCACGAACGTCACCTGGTCCTCCGCCGACCCCGACGCGGTCTCCGCGGACGGCGTGGTGCACCGCCCCGCGCACGGCGACGGCGCCACCACCGTCGACCTGACCGCCACCGTCACCAAGGGCGAGGCGAGCGCCACCCGCGTCCTGACGGCCAAGGTGCCCGAACTGCCCGCGAAGGAAGCCCTCAAGGGCTATATGTTCAGCTACTTCACCGGCGAGGGCACCGCGGACGGCGAACAGCTCTACTCCGCCCTCAGCAAGGGCAACGACCCGCTGCACTGGCGGGAGTTGAACGGCGGCAAGCCGGTCCTGACCTCCACGCTCGGCGAGAAGGGCCTGCGCGACCCGTTCATCATCCGCTCCCCCGAGGGAGACAAGTTCTACCAGATCGCCACCGACCTCAGGATCTACGGCAACGGCGACTGGGACGCCGCCCAGCGCACCGGCAGCAAGTCCATCATGATCTGGGAGTCCACCGACCTGGTCCACTGGACGAACCAGCGACTGGTGAAGATCTCCCCCGACAGCGCGGGCAACACCTGGGCGCCGGAGGCGTTCTACGACGCGAAGCTCGGCGAGTACGTGGTCTTCTGGGCCTCGAAGCTGTACGACAACGAGGCGCACTCCGGCGACACGTACAACCGCATGATGTACGCGACCACCCGTGACTTCTACACCTTCAGCAAGCCCAAGGTGTGGATCGACCGCGGCTACTCGGTCATCGACTCCACGATGATCCAGCACGACGGGACGTACTACCGCCTGTCCAAGGACGAGCGCAACAACAGCTCCTCCACGCCCAACAGCAAGTTCATCTTCGAGGAGAAGAGCGACTCGATCCTCAACCCCTCCTGGACCGCGGTCGCGGAGGGCATCGGCAAGGGCACGATGAGCGCGGCCGAGGGGCCGTTGGTGTTCAAGTCCAACACCGAGGAGAAGTGGTACGCCTTCCTCGACGAGTTCGGCGGCCGCGGCTACCTCCCGTTCGAGACGACGGACCTCGACTCCGGCAACTGGACCCCGTCCACCGGCTACGACCTGCCGGCCAAGCCCCGCCACGGCACCGTCCTGCCCGTCACCCAGGCCGAGTACGACCGCCTCCTGCGCGCCTACCAGCCCGACCAGTTGGTGCAGAGCGTCGAGAGCGTGAAGGTGAGGACCAGGACCGGTCGGGCGCCGGTCCTGCCGGCCACCGTGATCGCGAAGTACGCGGACGGCGTCGAGCGGCCCGTCGCGGTCACCTGGGACGACGTCCCGGCCTCGGCCTACGCGCAGGCCGGCACCTTCACCGTGACCGGCAGCCTGCCGGACGGCGCGGCGATCCCCGTGCAGGCCGCGGTCACCGTCTCGGAGGAGGGCGCCGACATCCCGGCCGACCTGCTCCTGCACTACGACTTCGACGAGACGGGCGGGAACATCGCGGTCGACTCCAGCGGCCACGGCTACCACGGCACGTATGTCGGCACGCCCGCCTTCGGCACCGGCGTGAAGGGCGGCTCGTTCAAGATGTCCGGCGACACCGGCTCGCCGTATGTGAAGGTCCCGGGCGGTGTGCTGAAGGACGCCGACAGCGTGACCGTGTCGACGTACGCCAAGTGGAAGGGCGGCAGCAGTTTCCAGTGGCTGTTCGGGCTCGGTCCTGACAGCGACAAGTACCTGTTCGCGACGCCCTCCAACGGCGGCAACAGCCTCTACTCGGCGATCACGAAGGCGAGTTGGTCGGCGGAGTCGAAGGTGACTGCGGGCTCGCAGCTGACGCCCGGCCAGTGGCGGCACGTCACCGTGACCCTCGACGGTGCGACCGGCACGATGGTCCTCTACGTCGACGGCGTCGAGGCGGCCCGTACGACGACCACCATCAAGCCGTCCGACCTGTACGACGCGAACAAGGACTACAGCGGCTACATCGGCCGCTCCCTGTACGCGGCCGACCCGTACTTCGGCGGCGAGGTCGACGACTTCCGCATCTACGACCGGGCCCTGTCGGCCGCGGAGGTCATGGAGCTCAGCGGCAACACCGCGGGCATCGCCAAGGCGGCGCACCCCGCGCTGAAGGTGGACGCCATCGTCGACAACGCCGACAGCAAGGTCACACTGCCGATGAAGGAAGGCACCGATCTCACCGCGCTGGCACCGGAGTTCACCCTCGCGCACGGCGCGGCGATCAGCCCCGCCTCCGGCAGCGTGCAGGACTTCAGCAAGCCGGTGACGTACGAGGTGACGGGGTCCGACGGGAAGAAGCGCGCCTGGACGGTCTCGGCGCTCGTCATGAGGAGCCCGGTTCTGCCGGGCCTCAACGCGGACCCGAACATCGTGCGGTTCGGCGACACCTTCTACATCTACCCGACGACCGACGGCTTCGACGGCTGGAGCGGTACGCAGTTCAAGGCGTACTCCTCCACCGACCTGGTCCACTGGAAGGACCACGGCGTCATCCTCGACCTGGGTCCCGACGTCAGCTGGGCGGACAGCAGGGCCTGGGCGCCGACGATCGCCGAGAAGGACGGGAAGTACTACTTCTACTTCTGCGCCGACGCCAACATCGGGGTCGCGGTGTCCGACTCGCCCACCGGTCCCTTCAAGGACGCGCTAGGGCAACCGCTGCTGAAGGCGGGCCAGTTCAGCGGCCAGATGATCGACCCGGCGGTCTTCACCGACGACGACGGGCAGTCCTACCTCTACTGGGGCAACGGACATGCCTACGTGGCTCCGCTGAACGACGACATGACCTCCGTCGACACCTCGAAGACGAAGGACATCACGCCCAGCGGCTACAACGAGGGCTCGTTCGTCGTCAAGCGCAAGGGCACCTACTACTTCATGTGGTCGGAGAACGACACCCGCGACGAGAACTACCGCGTCGCCTACGCCACCGGGCCCTCCCCCACCGGCCCCTGGACCAAGCACGGCGTGATCCTGGAGAAGGACCTCTCCCTCGGCATCAAGGGCACCGGCCACCACTCGGTCGTCCACGTCCCGAACACCGACGACTGGTACATCGCCTACCACCGGTTCGCCATCCCCGGCGGTGACGGCACACACCGCGAAACGACCATCGACAAGCTGGAGTTCGACGCGGACGGCCTGATCAAGAAGGTCGCGCCCACCCTGACGAGCATCGACCCGGTGACCATCGTGCACGCCGGTGCGGACGTCGGCGGGAGGGAAGGCGACGCCCTCGCGCTGAACGGCACCATCTCCGGTGCGGGCAGCCCGAGTTGGACGGTCGACAAGGGAGCGCCCTGCACCGTCGCCGACCCCGGGACGGCGAAGACCACCGTCACGTGCACCGACGACGGCACCTACACGGCCACCCTGACCGGCGGCCGCAGCAGCGACACGGCGACCGTCACGGTGTCCAACGTGGCACCGGCCATCACCTCCGCCGAGGGGCCGCGGTCCCCGGTGTCGGTGGACAAACGGGCAGTCGTCACCGCCGAGTTCACCGACCCGGGCGCGATCGACACCCACACCTGCGCGGTCGACTGGAAGGACGGCGGCGAGCCGCAGCCCGGCACGGTCACGGTCACCGGCTGCCGCGCCGAACACACCTACACCAAGGCGGGAATACGGCGACCGGTGATCACCGTCACCGACGACGACGGCGCCACGGACAGCAGGACGCTCCCCGAACTGATCGCCTACGACCGCTCCGCCGGACCCGCGTTCGCCACCGGCGTCTTCACCTCTCCGGCGGGCGCCTACCCCGCCAGACCGGACCTGACCGGCAAGGCAGCCTTCTTCGTCACAGCGTTCTACGCGAAGGGAGCCACCACCCCCACGGGCCGGGTATCCCTCGAACTCGGCCCGGCCAGGCTGCAGTTCCGCTCCACCGGCTCCGACTGGCTGGTGATCACCGGCTCCCAGGCCGTGTACCAGGGCTCCGGCACGGTCAACGGCACGGGCGGCTACGCCTTCCGCGTCACCGCCACCGACACCCCGGACACCTTCCGCATCAGGATCTGGAAGAAGTCCACCGGTGACGTGATCTACGACAACCGGACGGGCGCGAAGGTCAAGGGCTCCGTCACCGTCGGGGACCACCGGTAG
- a CDS encoding phytoene desaturase family protein translates to MTTATVVGAGPNGLAAAVALARAGVRVTVLEAADTIGGGTRSGEATVPGLLHDHCSAIHPMAVGSSFLNELGLDRHGLRWAWPDIDCVHPLDGGTAGVLHRSVTRTAAGLGADGRAWRRLFQGPSAAYDTFGDDIMGPLLRLPRHPVRLARFGVPALAPASLLAKLFRTEEARGLWGGAAAHAFHPLERPFSASIGLGVVTAGHRYGWAVAVGGSRRIADALAALLLELGGKIETGVRVRTVTQLPRADVTLWDVAPRALADILGDLLPARIGRAYRRYRHGPGAFKVDFAVEHGVPWRAEAARRAGTVHVGGTYAQIAAAERDIHGGRMPARPFVLVGQQYLADPSRSVGDVHPVWSYAHVPNGYTGDATSAVIAQIERFAPGFRDRVVATAVRTTRGFAEYNPNFVGGDIMTGATDFAQLVLGPRPTLQPYDTGVPGHYLCSAATPPGAGAHGMCGAHAAARALRHLRA, encoded by the coding sequence ATGACCACTGCGACCGTGGTGGGAGCCGGGCCCAACGGTCTGGCCGCCGCCGTGGCCCTGGCCCGCGCCGGTGTACGGGTGACCGTGCTGGAGGCGGCCGACACGATCGGCGGCGGGACCCGTTCCGGTGAGGCGACCGTGCCGGGGCTGTTGCACGATCACTGCTCGGCCATCCATCCCATGGCCGTCGGCTCGTCGTTCCTGAACGAGCTGGGCCTGGACCGTCACGGTCTGCGCTGGGCGTGGCCGGACATCGACTGCGTGCATCCGCTGGACGGCGGCACGGCCGGCGTACTGCACCGCTCGGTCACCCGGACCGCCGCAGGTCTCGGCGCCGACGGCCGAGCTTGGCGGCGGCTGTTCCAGGGCCCTTCGGCGGCGTACGACACCTTCGGCGACGACATCATGGGCCCGCTTCTGCGCCTGCCCCGGCACCCGGTCCGGCTCGCCCGCTTCGGCGTTCCCGCGCTCGCACCGGCGTCGCTGCTGGCGAAGCTGTTCAGGACGGAGGAGGCCCGGGGGCTGTGGGGTGGGGCGGCGGCGCACGCCTTCCATCCGCTGGAGCGGCCGTTCAGCGCGAGCATCGGGCTGGGCGTCGTCACCGCGGGACACCGCTACGGTTGGGCGGTCGCCGTGGGAGGCTCGCGCCGCATCGCCGACGCCCTGGCGGCCCTGCTGCTCGAACTCGGCGGGAAGATCGAGACCGGCGTGCGGGTGCGGACGGTCACGCAGTTGCCGCGCGCGGACGTGACCCTCTGGGACGTGGCGCCCAGGGCCCTGGCCGACATCCTCGGCGATCTGCTGCCGGCCCGGATCGGCCGCGCCTACCGGCGCTACCGGCACGGACCGGGTGCGTTCAAGGTCGACTTCGCGGTCGAGCACGGAGTGCCCTGGCGGGCCGAGGCGGCGCGGCGGGCGGGCACGGTGCACGTCGGCGGCACGTACGCGCAGATCGCCGCCGCTGAGCGGGACATCCACGGCGGCCGAATGCCGGCACGGCCCTTCGTCCTGGTCGGACAGCAGTATCTGGCCGACCCCTCGCGCTCGGTCGGCGACGTTCACCCCGTGTGGTCGTACGCCCATGTCCCGAACGGCTACACCGGTGACGCCACGTCGGCGGTCATCGCGCAGATCGAGCGGTTCGCCCCCGGCTTCAGGGACCGCGTCGTCGCCACCGCGGTACGCACCACGCGCGGGTTCGCCGAGTACAACCCCAACTTCGTCGGCGGCGACATCATGACCGGCGCCACCGACTTCGCCCAGCTCGTCCTCGGACCACGCCCCACCCTGCAGCCGTACGACACGGGGGTGCCCGGCCACTATCTGTGCTCCGCGGCCACCCCGCCCGGCGCGGGCGCACACGGGATGTGCGGAGCCCACGCCGCCGCACGAGCCCTGCGCCACCTGCGCGCGTGA
- a CDS encoding GH92 family glycosyl hydrolase: MRLHSVAAALASAALLAPAAQAASSTPSPAESSRPAADPAGYVNPFVGTAPGGTDFGHGGGAGNTFPGASAALGGVQWSPDTVTHQHGGYAYKDNRIRGFSLTHISGAGCSDYGNVPFMPLTGRPDPDPAARFATFSHANEQASPGSYGVNFDNGIRTQLSVTQRSGIARFTYPSGDARPAGLTVDAGRAFNKASGKITVGTRTLSGYTDSGGFCRSSNRYRLYFHVVFDRPFAHTEALDGKTSGAYVSFAPGTRTVTARVGVSFVDVGAARRNAAVEQGGGSYDVVRHAARNRWNDWLGRIAVRGGTEVQRRVFYTALYHALLHPSAFSDTDGRYRGMDGRVHRTRPGHVQYANYSGWDVYRSQVQLLALLAPREASDVARSILEQGRQAGYFDRWTLANGGTRVMVGDPLPAMAAAIHAFGGTDFDAEALLRTAVAGREDDRQRPGHQQYDSLGYVPAGAKGVWGSASTTLEYAVADAALARLAGRLGDKDTEAALTRAAGNWRHLFNPASGYLQPRAADGTWPQFTPTQRGDYVEGNAAQYTWMVPHDLPALFAAMGGDAAVTSRLDTFFTQLNAGAEKPYAYLGNEPSFNVPWAYDYVGRPDRAQATVRRALVALFADRPDGLVGNDDLGAMSSWAVWACLGMYPQIPGSPQLALASPLFPAATVRRGNGVTLTVLAPGASAENIRVRSLRLDGHPVSTPFLPDDFTTRSGVLRYRLTSP, translated from the coding sequence TTGCGCCTGCACTCTGTCGCGGCTGCCCTGGCCTCGGCCGCCCTGCTGGCCCCAGCGGCCCAGGCGGCGTCCTCCACCCCGTCCCCGGCCGAGTCCTCACGGCCCGCGGCGGATCCGGCGGGCTATGTCAACCCGTTCGTCGGCACAGCTCCGGGCGGCACGGACTTCGGTCACGGCGGAGGGGCCGGGAACACCTTCCCCGGTGCCTCGGCGGCGCTGGGCGGGGTCCAGTGGAGCCCCGACACGGTCACGCACCAGCACGGCGGGTACGCGTACAAGGACAACCGGATCCGGGGCTTCAGCCTCACCCACATCTCCGGCGCCGGCTGCAGCGACTACGGCAACGTGCCGTTCATGCCGCTCACCGGCCGCCCGGACCCGGACCCCGCCGCTCGCTTCGCCACCTTCTCCCACGCCAACGAACAGGCGTCGCCGGGCAGTTACGGTGTCAATTTCGACAACGGCATCCGTACGCAGCTCTCGGTCACCCAGCGCTCCGGCATCGCCCGCTTCACCTACCCCTCGGGCGACGCGCGGCCGGCCGGGCTGACCGTGGATGCGGGCCGGGCGTTCAACAAGGCCAGCGGAAAGATCACCGTCGGCACGCGCACCCTGTCCGGATACACCGACAGCGGCGGCTTCTGCCGCTCCTCGAACCGTTATCGGCTCTACTTCCACGTCGTCTTCGACCGCCCCTTCGCCCACACCGAGGCTCTGGACGGAAAGACGTCCGGCGCGTACGTCTCCTTCGCGCCCGGAACCCGCACGGTGACCGCCCGGGTGGGCGTGTCGTTCGTCGACGTCGGCGCGGCCCGCCGCAACGCCGCCGTGGAGCAGGGCGGCGGCTCGTACGACGTCGTCCGGCATGCCGCGCGCAACCGGTGGAACGACTGGCTCGGCAGGATCGCCGTCCGCGGCGGCACCGAGGTCCAGCGCCGGGTGTTCTACACCGCGCTCTACCATGCGCTGCTGCACCCCAGCGCCTTCAGCGACACCGACGGCCGCTACCGGGGGATGGACGGCCGTGTCCACCGCACCCGGCCCGGGCACGTGCAGTACGCGAACTACTCCGGCTGGGACGTCTACCGTTCACAGGTCCAGTTGCTCGCCCTGCTCGCGCCGCGCGAGGCGTCCGACGTCGCCCGGTCCATCCTCGAACAGGGCCGCCAGGCCGGGTACTTCGACCGGTGGACGCTGGCGAACGGCGGCACCCGCGTCATGGTCGGCGATCCGCTGCCGGCCATGGCCGCCGCGATCCACGCCTTCGGGGGCACGGACTTCGACGCCGAGGCGCTGCTGCGCACGGCCGTGGCGGGCCGGGAGGACGACCGGCAGCGGCCGGGGCACCAGCAGTACGACAGCCTGGGATACGTCCCGGCCGGGGCCAAGGGTGTGTGGGGCAGCGCGTCCACCACGCTGGAGTACGCCGTCGCCGACGCCGCGCTCGCCCGTCTCGCCGGACGCCTCGGCGACAAGGACACCGAGGCCGCCCTCACGCGCGCCGCCGGCAACTGGCGCCATCTGTTCAACCCGGCGAGCGGCTACCTGCAGCCCCGCGCGGCCGACGGTACCTGGCCGCAGTTCACGCCCACCCAGCGCGGGGACTACGTCGAGGGCAACGCGGCGCAGTACACATGGATGGTCCCGCACGACCTGCCCGCCCTGTTCGCCGCCATGGGCGGTGACGCCGCGGTCACGTCCCGTCTGGACACCTTCTTCACGCAGCTCAACGCGGGGGCCGAGAAGCCGTACGCCTATCTCGGCAACGAGCCCTCCTTCAACGTCCCTTGGGCCTACGACTACGTGGGCCGCCCCGACCGCGCCCAGGCGACCGTGCGGCGCGCCCTGGTCGCCCTGTTCGCCGACCGGCCCGACGGTCTCGTCGGCAACGACGACCTGGGGGCGATGTCGTCCTGGGCCGTGTGGGCCTGCCTCGGCATGTACCCGCAGATCCCGGGCAGCCCCCAACTCGCCCTGGCCAGCCCCCTTTTCCCCGCCGCCACGGTGCGTCGCGGCAACGGGGTCACCCTGACCGTCCTGGCCCCGGGCGCGTCGGCGGAGAACATCCGCGTGCGGTCGCTGAGGCTCGACGGGCACCCCGTCAGCACCCCTTTCCTGCCCGACGACTTCACGACCAGGAGCGGTGTGCTGCGCTACCGGCTGACCTCTCCCTGA
- a CDS encoding L-fucose/L-arabinose isomerase family protein, whose amino-acid sequence MTTAEHSTRIRELLPPVPRRRTRIGLVAGGLGTYWPQFPGLLPQLKESAAHVAERLRRMDAEVTDVGFVSDAEEGAVAAEELRRADCDLIVLFVTTYLTSSMVLPIARRSHTPVLVIDLQPSERMDHASFGTGAWLAYCGQCSVPEIGNVFRRAGIPFRSVSGWLHQESAWRRIEQWIRAAHVRAALRHARHGLMGHLYPGMLDVSTDPTLLSTTFGSHVEVLEFDDLRHRVEKVTEAETRDRMALARRVFTLDESVVDEDFAWGATVSVALDRLVADFGLDTLAYYHRGLDGELHERLGAGMILGASLLTARGVPAAGEYELRTSVAQLASQSVGAGGSFTEIQALNFEDGVVEMGHDGPAHLAVSARDPLLRGLGVYHGKRGWGVSVEFDVRHGPVTLLGLGQDADGSLSFITSEGTVVPGPLLEIGNTTSRVDFGRDPGEWVDAWSATGTGHHWSLAVGRHTADFRAAASLLGIDHREV is encoded by the coding sequence ATGACAACCGCCGAACACTCCACGCGCATTCGGGAGTTGCTCCCGCCGGTGCCCCGCCGCCGCACCCGCATCGGCCTGGTCGCCGGCGGACTCGGCACGTACTGGCCGCAGTTCCCCGGTCTCCTTCCGCAGCTGAAGGAGTCGGCCGCACACGTGGCCGAACGCCTGCGGCGGATGGACGCCGAGGTGACCGACGTCGGCTTCGTCTCGGACGCCGAGGAGGGGGCCGTCGCCGCCGAGGAGCTGCGCCGGGCCGACTGCGACCTGATCGTGCTCTTCGTGACGACGTATCTGACCTCGTCGATGGTGCTGCCGATCGCCCGGCGTTCGCACACGCCCGTGCTGGTCATCGATCTGCAGCCGTCCGAGCGGATGGACCACGCCTCGTTCGGCACCGGTGCCTGGCTGGCCTACTGCGGGCAGTGCTCCGTACCCGAGATCGGCAACGTCTTCCGCCGCGCCGGCATCCCCTTCCGGTCGGTGTCGGGCTGGCTGCACCAGGAGTCGGCCTGGCGGCGCATCGAGCAGTGGATCCGCGCCGCACACGTCCGGGCCGCACTCAGGCACGCCCGGCACGGACTGATGGGGCACCTGTATCCCGGCATGCTCGACGTGTCGACCGATCCGACCCTCCTGTCGACGACGTTCGGCTCGCACGTCGAGGTACTGGAGTTCGACGACCTGCGGCATCGGGTGGAGAAGGTGACCGAGGCGGAGACCCGCGACCGCATGGCGCTCGCGCGCCGGGTCTTCACCCTCGACGAGAGCGTGGTGGACGAGGACTTCGCGTGGGGAGCGACGGTGTCCGTCGCCCTCGACCGGCTCGTGGCGGACTTCGGCCTCGACACGCTCGCCTACTACCACCGCGGTCTCGACGGCGAGCTGCACGAACGGCTGGGCGCGGGCATGATCCTGGGCGCCTCGCTGCTCACCGCCCGGGGCGTACCCGCCGCCGGGGAGTACGAACTGCGCACCAGCGTCGCCCAGTTGGCCTCGCAGAGTGTCGGCGCCGGGGGTTCCTTCACCGAGATCCAGGCGCTGAACTTCGAGGACGGCGTGGTGGAGATGGGCCACGACGGGCCGGCCCACCTGGCCGTGAGCGCCCGTGACCCGTTGCTGCGGGGCCTCGGCGTCTATCACGGCAAACGCGGCTGGGGCGTCAGCGTGGAGTTCGACGTGCGGCACGGCCCGGTCACGCTCCTCGGACTCGGCCAGGACGCCGACGGCAGCCTGTCGTTCATCACCTCCGAGGGCACCGTCGTCCCCGGCCCACTGCTGGAGATCGGCAACACCACCAGCCGCGTCGACTTCGGCCGCGATCCCGGCGAGTGGGTCGACGCGTGGAGCGCCACGGGCACCGGCCACCACTGGTCCCTCGCGGTCGGCAGGCACACCGCCGACTTCCGGGCCGCGGCGAGTCTGCTCGGCATCGACCACAGGGAGGTGTGA